In a genomic window of Gossypium arboreum isolate Shixiya-1 chromosome 7, ASM2569848v2, whole genome shotgun sequence:
- the LOC108475568 gene encoding uncharacterized protein LOC108475568, translated as MATVNNIRLLGEDFSESRIVEKVITTLLEKFKSKISLLEDSRDLSTISLSELANSLYALEQRRANREKPRRDVGKKRFPPCIHCKKTTHLEKYCWYRLDIQCKSCKQFGHIEKVCKSKGKAHVQHQIQAQAAEDLQAQKEHVFTALCFTTSNKVRCNCLVDSSCIHHMAADEKLFKDLDRSFALKIKIGNGNLIEARGKRNVVINTCLGNKVISDALFVLDINQNLLSVGQLIEKGYSLAFKNYSCVIEDSHS; from the exons ATGGCCACTGTCAACAACATTAGGCTCCTTGGAGAAGATTTCAGTGAAAGCAGAATTGTTGAAAAGGTCATCACCACTCTCCTTGAGAAATTCAAGTCAAAGATCTCTTTATTGGAGGACTCGAGGGACTTATCAACCATCTCTTTGTCTGAGTTGGCAAATTCCTTATATGCACTCGAGCAAAGGAGGGCCAACAG GGAGAAACCAAGGAGGGATGTAGGCAAGAAGAGGTTTCCACCATGCATTCACTGCAAGAAAACTACACACTTGGAGAAGTATTGCTGGTACAGGCTAGACATTCAGTGCAAAAGTTGCAAACAATTTGGCCATATTGAGAAGGTGTGCAAGAGTAAAGGGAAAGCACATGTTCAACACCAAATTCAAGCTCAGGCTGCTGAGGATCTTCAAGCTCAGAAGGAGCATGTCTTCACTGCCTTATGTTTTACAACCTCAAACAAGGTTAGATGTAATTGCCTAGTGGATAGTAGCTGCATACACCATATGGCAGCTGATGAAAAGCTATTCAAGGACCTCGATAGAAGCTTTGCCTTAAAGATCAAGATTGGCAATGGGAACCTGATTGAAGCCAGAGGCAAGAGAAATGTGGTGATTAACACTTGTTTAGGTAATAAAGTGATCTCTGACGCACTGTTTGTTCTTgatataaatcaaaatttacTTAGTGTTGGGCAGCTAATAGAAAAAGGGTACTCACTTGCTTTTAAGAATTATTCTTGTGTTATTGAAGACTCTCATAGCTAA